AATGGACAGGATTTTATTGAATTTACAAATAAGGAGCAATCAGGTTATAACGATGACAAAGAACTAATTGCCCTGATTGTGATGAATTATTTACCTGAATATGAACTTCTCAGGAATTATTATGAAGATCAAAGCATCTTCTGGTCAGATGAGGATTACGACATTTCTTTGATCATGCTGATTAAAACAATTAAGTCATTTAAAGAACCCTGGGGACCTGAGCATAACCTTCCGCCGCTTTTTAAAGATGGTGATGAGGGGGAAGATCTTGATGTAGACCGGCAATATATGATTAAATTATTCAGATATAGTATTTTACGAAGCCTGGAAAATGAGAAATTGATTGAAGAACAGGCTGAGAACTGGGATTTGGAACGCATCGCTATTATGGATATCATTATCATGAAAATGGCATTGACCGAATTAATGATTTTCCCTTCAATTCCGATAAAAGTTACGATCAATGAATATATAGAGATTTCAAAATCATACAGTTCGGTAAAAAGCAAGCTTTTTATCAACGGTATCCTGGATAAACTGGTCGTTAAGTTGAAAATGGAAGGAAAGATAAGGAAAACGGGGAGAGGACTTATTGAGTGAAGAGTGAAGAGTCAAAAACTTATAACTCTATAAAGTCATAATAGTAGAAAATTTTTAATTTTTAATTAATGAAGAATACTGTGTTTTATGATTTGCATGTTGCAAACGGGGGAAAGATGGTTTCGTTTGCGGGCTTTAACATGCCGGTAAAATTTGAAGGGATCAACGCTGAGCATGAAACGGTGAGAACCGGTGTAGGCGTTTTTGATGTATCGCACATGGGAGAATTCTGGATCAAAGGGCCGAAGGCATTTGAACTGGTCCAGCGTCTTACTTCCAATGACGTAGCCAAGCTGGATGACGGGAAAATCCAATATACCTGCTTTCCTAATGACAAGGGAGGTATAGTCGATGACCTGCTGACTTACCGGGTGGATACGGATACTTACCTGCTCGTGGTCAATGCGGCAAACATTGACAAGGACTGGGCATGGGTCGAAAAGAACAATATTCACGGAGCTGAAATTTACAACGCTTCGGATGAAACCTCCCAACTTGCCGTCCAGGGGCCGAAAGCACTGGCTGCTTTGCAAAAATTGACCAAGACCGATCTTAACGATATTCCTTACTATACTTTTAAGAAAGTTGACATGGCCGGGGTCAAACAGATTATTCTATCCAATACCGGTTATACCGGTGCCGGCGGATTTGAGATTTATATGGAAAATGCCGATGGACCGGCTATATGGCATGCCGTCATGGAGGCCGGGGCCGAATTTGCCATCAAACCTATCGGCCTTGCTGCCCGCGATACACTCAGGCTGGAAATGGGCTTCTGCCTTTACGGAAATGATATCAATGACACAACTTCCCCGATAGAAGCCGGCTTGGGCTGGATCACCAAATTCAGTGAAGGCAATAACTTCATTAACCGCCCCGCCCTTGAAAATCAAAAGGTGGAAGGGGTGAAGAAAATGCTCAGGGGATTTGAGATGATCGACAAGGGAATTCCCCGCCAGCATTATGAAATCTGCGATGAAAACGGGAAAATTATCGGGGAAGTTACTTCCGGGACTATGTCTCCTTCTTTGAAAATCCCAATTGGAATGGGATATGTCGAAACCGCCTATGCTACCATTGGTAGCCATATTTATATCAAAATACGTGATAAGCTTTTAAAGGCTGTCATTGTCAAAATTCCTTTTTATAAACCTTCTAACTGATCCCGTTTTATGCCAGGCCCTGTTATTGAGGTCTGCTTTTCACCGTGAGGAAGGAATAACTGATATTGCCCTTTAAAATTTAAAGGATAAAAACCAGGATAGCGATAAGGACTGCAGCTCCTGCTGCGACCAGCACCCCGCCGGCAGCGGCATCTTTAGCCCAGCGGATCTTTTCATTATAGTCAGGGCTGATCAGGTCGCCGAGCCATTCTATGGCTGTGTTGAAAATCTCGGCGATCAGCACCAGCCCGATTGCCAGGACCAGCAGCCCCCATTCCACCAGGCTTATTTTCATAAAGTATCCTACAACAAAAACGACACCGATAGCAAAAATATGGATAATGAAGTTGGGTTGGGTTATCACAACACCTGAAAAACCCCGCAGGGCGTACTTAAAGCTTTTTAAACGCCTGTATAAAAATGATTTGTTGGGATCCGGATCCATCGCTGTAAATATTTCCATAAAAATACAAAAAATATCCGGCCGGATGAAAAATCTTGCCAGTAAGGTGAAATTAAATTAATTTTACGCGGGAATATAAGCGGTAGTAGCTCAGTTGGTAGAGCATCAGCTTCCCAAGCTGAGGGTCGCGGGTTCGAATCCCGTTTTCCGCTCGCCTTTTCAGAGGTTTTAGGAAGTTGGTTTAAACATGGTTTAAACTAACTTTTTTGATTTTGGACCTTTTAATTTTAGATTCTAAAAAAACTTCTGCATAAAATTTAAAGAATCA
The DNA window shown above is from Bacteroidales bacterium and carries:
- a CDS encoding diacylglycerol kinase family protein, with protein sequence MEIFTAMDPDPNKSFLYRRLKSFKYALRGFSGVVITQPNFIIHIFAIGVVFVVGYFMKISLVEWGLLVLAIGLVLIAEIFNTAIEWLGDLISPDYNEKIRWAKDAAAGGVLVAAGAAVLIAILVFIL
- the gcvT gene encoding glycine cleavage system aminomethyltransferase GcvT; this translates as MKNTVFYDLHVANGGKMVSFAGFNMPVKFEGINAEHETVRTGVGVFDVSHMGEFWIKGPKAFELVQRLTSNDVAKLDDGKIQYTCFPNDKGGIVDDLLTYRVDTDTYLLVVNAANIDKDWAWVEKNNIHGAEIYNASDETSQLAVQGPKALAALQKLTKTDLNDIPYYTFKKVDMAGVKQIILSNTGYTGAGGFEIYMENADGPAIWHAVMEAGAEFAIKPIGLAARDTLRLEMGFCLYGNDINDTTSPIEAGLGWITKFSEGNNFINRPALENQKVEGVKKMLRGFEMIDKGIPRQHYEICDENGKIIGEVTSGTMSPSLKIPIGMGYVETAYATIGSHIYIKIRDKLLKAVIVKIPFYKPSN